Below is a genomic region from Neoarius graeffei isolate fNeoGra1 chromosome 12, fNeoGra1.pri, whole genome shotgun sequence.
gatatcctcattgatgttaaaagccattgtttctgttttgacatatgatatttgtaaaccaaagcgggtgtaggtcttatcatacaactgaagaatattctgaagctcctcgatggatccagcgagtatggcctgatcatctgcttatagaatctctgttatgcaaccctctcctgatgctaatgctttcgtacgcatttctcttgtggatacctcatttggaatgcaatatctgaacttgaagcctgtatctgggtacagttttgatatctcatgctgtgcaatcctgacaacaaagtccatatagatatttaaaaactgatggcgattctagggcaccttgtcttgcagtgaatgtttgttttcatgccgccgagctatttttatgtattttattttttaaaaggacttgtctgtaggtgtgtgtgttttatgtttacaacacataggtctacattagcgcacgcgcgcttgtgtggttatctctggccatgcccctgcgtgaaagttacgcagtatcactgtcctgtccgtggtaataatcagaactggctctgtaatgataatgcacgcgttcttctctccctctgtggtcggatgtgttgagcgatgtgagcgtgggccttgcgcagctacgctgagccaaacgtaacctatcgtaggcttctaggctaattacgcgcttacactgtaaatgcttgacacgtattgcaaataaaataagagtgttttcctggccaacggtaagggtagggttgacaggtagcctatgaggggcctagcccctgggccacgggtgttgataaagcacccctgcggacatggaggagaccgaggaacctgtggtggacgaccctgcagaaaacgcaatttcttccagtaatgaagtgcacccctggccctacatacgtgatcacttcagcttcgtagagaaaaggggtgacagtttcattatgcaatgcagattgtgtgcccaagaagacaaccattgcggcatacaaaaattcgacgtctaatctgcgcaagcatgttgaggtaagtattgtcattggcatcataatcacgggcgcagatagagggtgggacgggtgggattcgtcccacccagatttaaattcagctcgttcggtcccccccacttatagggaggaaaaacgtctatgctgtctttctttgcataaggcaaacctcacggaaaaatcaaaagactaattaccattcggtttattgaggtgcacagcagtgtatacatagttgcaacaactcacataaaacaaaacaaagactgatattcggttggttgagctgcgcagactgcacaggtttcgagctcgagcttggttgctatggttacccacaacaagtttgacaggcatatcggggttggggttggtttgctggcagctttgtcccccccagttttttgtcccccccagttcaaaaaacgtatctgcgcccctgatcataatgtttcctttccatagtaaaaccgacaataggctggttatattccaaaaatagtggatggcattgctaatgttgaagtagcaacctgttggtactgtaacataacggtaactagtctgttattcggttggctaatcatgcaagcaagttagctcgccaacctgacgtgatcagtcctcctaccattctacatccaacaggccagaaaggaatactaagcaaaacaaataatgtttgaattgaattgttcaataacacacagtgcacacaggcaagctacgagatttcggtgcaacatttcactttcatattttgtgtacaatgctttgtgtgtggtcagggcgatgtaaacaacatgactgtgtgtattgaccttttttgtttgtctcagttttaatgcagcattatcctaagcattcaatttgatacacttcctttaaataaaacatctgggttgagatgtacatatatccttgtttcctcttctttttcatttttgcacaacacaatggaggcagaaaacaccattgttaaaagtaacgttttacttttactcaaagtacattttaaatgatctactttttacttttacttgagtagatttttttgtctggtaactttacttgtacttaagtaaaatttcatcagagtaacagtacttgtacttgagtataatattttagtactctttccacctctgcaaaatgggctcaggaatatttccagagaacattatctgtgaacacaattcaccgtgccatctgccgttgccagctaaaacgctatagttcaaagaagaagccatatctaaacatgattcagaagagcagatgtcttctctgggccaaggctcatttaaaatggactgtggcaaagtggaaaactgttctgtggtcagacaaatcaaaaattgaagttctttatggaaatcagggatgccgtgtcatgcggactaaagaggagaaggacgacccaagttgttatcagcgctcagttcagaagcctgcatctctgatggtatggggttgcattagtgcatgtggcatgggcagcttacacatctggaaagacaccatcaatgctgaaaggtatatccaggttctagagcaacatatgctcccatccagacgacatctctttcagggaagaccttgcattttccaacatgacaatgccaaaccacatactgcatcaattacagcatcatggctgcatagaagaagggtctgagtactgaactggccagcctgcagtccagatctttcgcccatagaaaacatttggcgcatcataaaacggaagatatgacaaaaaagacctaagacagttgagcaactagaattctacattagacaagaatgggttaacattcctatccctaaacttgagcaacttgtctcctcagtccccagatgtttacagactgttgtgaagagaaaaggggatgtctcacagtggtaaacatggccttgtcccaacttttttgagatgtgttgttgtcatgaaatttaaaatcacctaatttttctctttagatgatacattttctcagtttaaacatttgatatgccatctatgttctattctgaataaaatatggaattttgaaccttccacatcattgcattccgtttttatttacaatttgtactttgtcccaacttttttggaatcagggttgtgtgtgatatatatatatatatatatatatatatatatatatatatatatatatatatatatataaaatttgtggcagcgggggcgtggtcaagcgtcggtctgtgaccggaggtcggagtcagggaaggtaagtggcagaatcactacacctgatgtcagttaacatgtgtttgtgtgtcttccccagtgaccgcgccctatataaggagagagagagggcagaggaagagagctctctccccaaccagacgacctgtgtgcgtgcgtgtgtggctgggagagtttaaaaatcactgaaaagtgccaataaagaggttttattgaactcagttctggcctgccgtccttctgtgctccacccacctgtccgaatttctacagtggtgctgaaactcgGGAGTCGGAGCatggagaagaacagccccatggagtcctcccccttcgtggacctggtccacgccctcgccacagcccagcagagccagcactaggcactagtcaccctccggaagaagcaggagcaaaggttcgaggccctggtgctggctcagcaggaagatcatcaggcattccggcacctcctcgtaccagcggggtccaccaactccattgccgcgggccctccccacctcaccctaacgaagatgggcccgcacgacgaccccgaggccttcctcgcgctctttgaacaagcagccgaggcctcaggctggccggtgaaacagcgtgcggcgcgcctcctccccctgctaacgggcgaggcacagctggctgcactacagctccccgccgacagccggctggtctacgcagatctCCGCCAGGCCgttctccagcatgtggggcgcacctcagaacaacatcgacagcgcttccacgctctgcgcctggaggaggtcggccagccgttcgcgtttggccagcaactccaggacgcctgccggcggtggctgagggctgacaaccacgacgccgagggaattgtcgatctggtggtactggaacagttcatcgcccgactacccgaagggaccgcggagtgggtccagtgccatcgcccggcatcgctggaccaggctattgagttggcggaggaccatttggtggctgtcccgacggcaggacagcagatctcctcttctcccctctctctctctctctctctctccccctccccttctgtgtctcgtcctcgtcccgttcccccaccacggaggcgggggccagctccaccccagccagcccgccgcacccgtggtgccctcccgtttcccacttccatgtctgtctcttccccccgtcaggtgagtgagccccagagtgccggtgcagagagaaagcccgggccggtttgctggcactgcggggagctgggccacctccaacagcagtgctcggcaatggaggtgggcgtggtggtccggatccccgatgcgccaggaaccgccctcgatcgggccggagcgtatcgtgagtgtccaaggggatacgtatcaggctctggtggactctggctgtaatcagacctcaatccaccaaagcctggtgcaagacgaggcattggggggagcacaattggtgaaggtgttgtgtgtgcacggggatgttcacaactaccctttagtgtcggtgcacattttttttcgaggggaaaaatttagtgtaaaggcggcggttaatcctcgccttacccactcaataattttggggactgattggccgggatttcgggaattaatgactcatttagtgaagagtgggtcctgccatagttcagcagggggaggttccagtgtggcattggcgggagcagctgtcacagagccgtctacatcatcaccgcatcagagcgaggagccgcaggctcctcctccttctcttggggaatccctcgcggatttcccataagAACAGTCgtgggacgagactctgcggcatgcgtttgaccaagtgagagtaatcgatggtcaaacgcttcagccaaacgccaccccatccttcccctatttctccattatgagggataggttataccgagtgacgcaggacactcagactaaggagccgattacacaacttttgattccaaagagccgccaggaattggtattccaggcggctcactttaatcccatggctggacacttggggcaggataaaacactagcccgaataatggcccagttctattggccagggattcgcggcgatgtccttaggtggtgtacagcatgccgcaaatgccagttagtaaatccagcggccattccaaaagcgcctttgcgccctctaccattactcaagaccccgttcgaaagaattgggatgggtctcgtcgggccattagatcggtcaacacgagggtatcgctttattttagttctggtggactatgcaacgcgaaacccggaagcagtgccttttcgcaatatctcagcacgcagtattgtggaatcgctcttccgcgtcatctcccgagtcggaatccccaaagagattctgactgatcaaggcacctcgtttatgtcacgcacactgagcgaactaTATGGGTTATAGGGAGTTTGCACaaagagataaagtactcgtactgttgcccacgtcgagctccaaattggtcgccaagtggcaaggaccctttgaggtcacatggcgagtcggggacattgactatgaggtgaggcgaacggacgggtggggcgctacagatttaccacctcaatctgctcaaactctggaacgaggatgtCCCTGTGGTTTTGGTGtcattggttccggagaaggcggagctggggccggaggttcaaaaaggaacattgacattgcttacctctccagtcccctgtggagaccacctctccccgacccaacttacGGAGGTtgccagttgcagactgaattttcggacattttctcgcccctgcccggccgcacccgtctcatagaacaccacattgagacgcccccgggggtggtagtgcgcagccgcccttacaggctacccgaacacaagaaaaaagtggttcgggaagaacttgaggccatgcttgaaatgggcatcattgagtagtcccacagtgactagagcagcctggtggtcttcgttcccaaggccgacgggtcggtccggttctgtgtggactatagaaaagtcaacacgatgtctaaattcgatgcgtacccaatgcctcgtattgacgagttgctggattgactaggcatggcttgcttttattcgacaccggatttgacaaagggatattggcagatacccttgactccactatcccgggaaaaaacagccttttccacaccgtttggcttacaccaatttgtcacacttccttttgggctgtttggggcgcccgctatgttccagtggcttatggacagggtcctccgcccccacgccacctatgcggccgcatacttagacgatattataatctatagtaacatctacaacacctgagggctgtccttaggtcactgaggcgagcaggtctcacggccaacccgaagaagtgtgcgattgggcgggtggaagtacggtatctgggctttcacttgggcaatgggcaggtgcatccccaaattaataagacagtagcgattgcggcctgcccgaggcccaagaccaaaaagggggtgagtcagttcctggggctggctggctactatcgtaggttcattcctaattattcggatgtcaccagcctgctgactgatctcactaaaaagggggcaccagatccggtccagtggacagagcaatgccagcgggctttctctgaggtgaaggctgcactgtgtggggggccactgttacactcccctgacttttctctcccctttatgttgcagacagacgcgtcagacagagggctgggggctgttctgtcctaggaggtggagggggaggatcgccccgtgctgtacatcagcagaaagctgtcagtgcgtgaggggtgctacagcacaatagagaaagagtgcttggctatcaagtgggcggtcctcaccctccgctactacctgctgggatgccctttcaccctctgttcaaaccacgcgcccctccagtgggtccaccgcatgaaggatgccaacgcgcggattacccgttggtatctggcactccagccgtttaacttcaaggtgatccacaggccgggggtgcagatagttgtggcggacttcctctcccatcaagggagcGGGGGTGGGAGTCGGCTGCCGGCCGGAGgactgcccggcctgagttgggcggtgggggtatgtggcagcggggttgtggtcaagcgtcggtctgtgaccggagggcggagtcagggaaggtaagtggcagaattactacacctgatgtcagttaatgtgtgtttgtgtgtcttccccagtgaccgcgccttatataaggagagagagagagagagagagagcagaggaagagagctctctccccaaccagatgacctgTGTCTGTGCATGCgtatgtggctgggagagtttaaaaatcactgaaaagtgccaataaagaggttttattgaactcagttctggcccgctgtccttctgtgctccacccacccgtccaaatttctacatatatatatatatatatatatatatatatatatatatatatacagttgtgttcaaaataatagcagtgtgtttaaaaacgtgagtaaagctcaaaatccttataatagtttttatttccatgcattgggagcaatgcacattatattctacatcaaaacatgaagaaaaatgtatcaatattttaattactttacagaaaatgaagaaaaatgaacattgggctgttcaaaaaaatagcagtgtctgcatttttcattacaaactccaaatatttactgtataaactgaaaaaatcttaaggttttagtattcctgtgaatcactaaactaatatttagttgtataaccacggtttcagagaacttctggcacctgtgaacaggtattccagcccaggatgatttgacaacattccacaattcctctgcatttcttggttttgcctcagaaacagcatttttgatgtcaccccacaagttttctatcggattaaggtccggggattgggctggccactccataactttcattttgttggtcttgaaccctgatgctgctcgcttactggtgtgtttggggttgttgtcttgttgaaacacccatttcaagggcatttcctcttcagcataaggcaacatgacctcctcaagtattttgatatatgcaaactgatccatgatccctggtatgcgataaatgggcccaacatcatagtaagagaaacattcccatatcatgatgcttgcaccaccatgcttcactgtcttcagagtgtactgtggcttgaattcagtgtttgggggtcgtctgaaaaactgtctgcggccctaggacccaaaaagaacaattttactttcatcagtccacaaaatgtttttccatttctctttaggccagtcgatgtgttctttggcaaattgtatcctcttcagcacgtctttttttttttaacagtggaactttgcgggagcttcttgccaatagattagcttcacacaggcatcttctaattgtcacattactcaaggtaacttcagaccgtctttgctcaccctggagctgatcattggctgagtctttgccattctggctattcttcgatccattcgaatggtagtcttctgttttcttccacgtctctctggctttgctgtccattttaaagcactgaagatcattttagctgagcagcccatcattttctgcacttctttacagtatacgttttacctctccaatcaacgttttaatcaaagcacgctgttcttctgaataatgtctggaacgacccatgtttctcaggttttcagagagaaatggatgtacaacatgtgctggcttcatccttaaattagggccacctgactgacatctgttttttcacagaatgaatgatctcactaattaaactccacactgctattattttgaacacgtccctttcacttaattattcgattacacagactcaggagcatgcatatcatgaatgttgggtctgttggttttctatgactctactacacctactggtaaattatttgccatgtagtaatataatttccaccaaaaacagtgattgatctggctagtcgtgttggactgctattattttgaacacaagtgtgtatatatatatatatatatatatatatatatatatatatatatatatatatatgtgtgtgtgtgtgttttccccagaaaaaaattaaagccttaaattctggcatgataatacacagaaaaTTGAGCGCCAACGACGCGAAAGCGAGCGCCAAAGGTGCGAAGCAAAATTAGGGGGGTCCAGGAGCATGCCCCCTGGAAAGTTttctgaaaatagatgctctcaggtgcattttcagggtctctgagaggttttagatacatgattatagaatagattttaccagtttttcaatgatttctgacctaaatagtattaatgtatacacatttgaaatttcaccttaaagttcaacatgcaagttaaactgttttgtgatagattacttaggtatatgatagattgaaaatctacagagataccttaattatctatgatcaagtagtgttgtaacaagaatgtgcatgaaaatatgaacagtgatttgctccatcttatgcaatccaatgaagagaatcgatcatcatgacctcctgttgatcacaaatggatctgaacctaagaactgccacctaaaaataagttgctgtattattataactgtaatgatttagaatgtttctgatgcatttaccataatatatgtataactaagatacactgcaaagaaaagtaaggcaactgcatattataaagtttaaattttggcactttactaaatggactagattaagattaaaacatatttataggaaaagaaaacttaattcatacatttaagtttgcagaaagattatgtacttataaacacattgtaagtataaataattgtaagaatttattcttaataattgtaaaggatttagtctgtgaccctctgttttgtttaaaatgaccttctgtctcagctagacacAGTACTGTCGTGATGACGTATCGCTCGAGACATAATActgatatctttttgaacattctatcagaacatatTGCCCTTtcctatctctgacctaaggaaTGGCCTTCTATATCTGTCTGCACATTGCTATCATATCGTATCATAAGAACATCTTATTATTGTATACCatcgccaaggtttcactcacacacacatacatctgaacattcatcagaacagtgatgtaattaagatgtgacctgctcagaccAAGGTTTAAGCATGCAATGAtgtcacactcatttacacacacacatagacacagatatcaaaatgatgtcactcactcacacaccccatacacacacacacgctctgcagtgatgtcacttcatccacacagataacacacatatataaaatccCCTGTATTTTCTTGTCTCTTTGGGGACTTGCAAATAAAAGATTGTGaactcatggggttcctgtctttttttttttgcgactcacccccagagctctgggtgacgcgaggggactgatctcgagatgggtaATCGCTCCGGCTGAGCCTGAGGGCAAGAGGTTAAGAACCCTAacacacattcatgaagagaatttgttaataagcgtcaaatgtagcataattttgaataataatgataagcatatttggcagtgtgaggtcactgtgaccctttaacaaaagaataatccagagccttcttttgttaaatggatcccagtgacctcacactgccaaaaatgcttatgattattatttgaaattatgctatatttgaaacatttggacaacttcactttgtgagagtgtttataagtacataatctttctgcaaacccaaactaatgaattaagttttctgctccttgaaagcagattaattctccttggcttttgcttggcccaatgttgggcaaccctctcatagtccatctcgctgtcatccatgctgatgtggatcaaattgtccagcgagtcttctcctagcttattcctCGCTGGAGTCTTTATTCTTTTTAGGCAGGAGAAGCCTCGTTCACAATCTAAACAGAAACAGAATAGTCTATCAaataaatcagtcggctttgtccgtctggtgggggacaacattggcagccaatgagatcgcttataatgaatcggaaaattccgggatgtctgacgttttctttcaatatttttattggtcggtttgaacacgtgaccttgacagccaacagattacagtttgtttacatcataccacacggacatattactttgacagaatcaacacaggcATTGAAAAAAAAgacggcttgtttaacacaaatatcaatcaatatgtaaatggatctgttatttgctctcctatgtatctagttacttgtgggtaggacatTTAACATAtctgtataaatctaagcgtatcggattttaactaaagcgactaagcgtatcggcaggcagagcaagcatatcgggcccgatacgctaaaacgctttggggaaaattaATATATGCTAATTATGCTTTATTTTATTAGGCCATTTTTGATGCAACGTATAGTTTTCATTGTCTTCAAAAGTTTTTCAAGGTTTTAGTCTACTGCCCTTGAGAATATTTAGTATTTCTATTATTCACTGAAAGCCAGTCAAACTTTCTAATTTCCTGAAATATCTCATATAAAAGGGGGTCATTCTGATAAAGGATGCTGTGAGTTCTTGGGTTTTGTTCATCTTTTTGGGTGAACCCTTGAAGAAACCTACAACAAATTGGCTGCTGTTAATGGAACAACAAAAAAAGTAAAGCTCACCTATATAAATTTAAATTGAGACGTTTTTTTAACTGAGACATACAGAATGATGTCTGATGCATAGGTGCAATGTAATTAATGCATTTTAGATATTGTTGGTTCTGTGAGTCTGTTCTCTATTCAAGGCAGGTATGAACTTGTATGCATTTTAAAACAAACCTTAAAAGAAGAATAGAAAGTACTTTGATGAAATACTACTTTAATATTGTACAATATGAATAAGCCAGTTATTCCAGTGAAATGTCTCAACACTGAGGTATTTCCCCACAGGTCCAAATCTAACAAAATCAAATATCTGAACATTGAATCATCATGTTTGTACTGCAGCAAGGAATTGGACACAGTCTCAAAAACATCTACACCATTGGTAATAAGTTATTTCTAAAGTTCCTGGTCATTTATCAGCAGAGTACATTATTGAGACTGATCTCCATTCTTAGAGGAATCTTCCTGGGTCGGCTCTTTCTGTGGTTCTGAACTCTGAGCTGGAGGGCCGTTCACAGCAGGAGTGTATGTAATAGGCACCACTCTCTCCTTTGCCCCAGCAGAGGCCTCCTTAGGTGCCTGAATCTGTAATTGGCCATCATTTAAAGAGCAGGTTACTGCCTCAGGATTCACACCATCAGGAAGGTCAAACTCCTGCCGGAATTCTTGGCATCTGTAGGAGTATGATCCTTTCCCATCATCCTGCTTCTTTTCTGACTTTCCACTAACACGCAGCTTCCTGCCCACTTGTTTTACAGAAAGCTCCTCAGGGGAGAAATCTTTTGTGTCCAGAGTTACTGCAAAGCGGTTGCTTTCTTTGGCCAGCTGGAATGAAATGGGTTTGAACACCGCTGAAGGTGAGGTATGATCGATCTCATCGAAGATCCTCTTGTGGAGGCGCTCCATAAACTCCAAGTTGTGTCGCACCTCCTGCATGTGCCTCATCATCTCTTGTTCGATCTggaagatcagaggtcttgtctcAGGCCAAAGACTCCGCACTGGCCAGTGGAAGTCCATGAATGGGCTGAAAGGAGGCTGAAATGTGCGTGGGCAAAGCATCTTGGATCAGTGGATCAGCGCTGCTGTGCTGTTTCTTGCTCTCTTGTTTGCTCGTCTCAGCTGTCTCGCTGCTTCTGGCTCGGTGCACTCAGTGTGACACTTTTATATCCTGGGGTAGAAAGTTCTAGTGCATTCCAACTTCAGTCATTACGTGTCATCCATGTGCCAGAGTGCTGTGACGACGTACATGCAGTCATACTCCAAAACAAGATGGATGGAAGTGCTTGTGCGATCTAACTGCTACATGCCAGAGGAGTGTCTCCTTGTTCTATTTACAGCACAGTGACAGGCTCTCACAGACACATGCTGGATAGTTTGTCTTGTCATAAAACCACTCTAAACAC
It encodes:
- the LOC132894921 gene encoding heat shock protein beta-11-like produces the protein MLCPRTFQPPFSPFMDFHWPVRSLWPETRPLIFQIEQEMMRHMQEVRHNLEFMERLHKRIFDEIDHTSPSAVFKPISFQLAKESNRFAVTLDTKDFSPEELSVKQVGRKLRVSGKSEKKQDDGKGSYSYRCQEFRQEFDLPDGVNPEAVTCSLNDGQLQIQAPKEASAGAKERVVPITYTPAVNGPPAQSSEPQKEPTQEDSSKNGDQSQ